In Deinococcus planocerae, the genomic window ACGCCGGGCGGGGTGGCCGAGCGGGTGCTCGACGTGTACGCGGACGTGCTGGGCACGCCGCGCGAGGTCGCGTTTCCGGCGGAGGCCGCCTCCCTCACTCCCCGAAATACCCCCTGGTATGACCGCTGAGGTTTTGCGCGTGGCGCCACAGGAAGGGCAGCCAGCCCCCCTCCAGCCGCCGCGCGCTCGTCTCCACCAGGGCGCCGGGGACGTAGGCGACCTCGCCGAGCCGCCCGAGCGACCGCCCCAGCAGCACGTCCTCGTAAGCCTCCACGTCGGGGTAGCCGCCCGCAAGGTGAGCCGCCCCGCGCGAAAAGGCCATGTTCGCCCCCGCGAGGTTGGGGCGTCCGGCCACCGCGCAGGCGTGCAGGAAGGTGCCGTAGGCGAGTCCCGAGAGCGCCGCCACGGGCCGCGACACGCCGCAAAAGCGCATCGGCCCGTAGAGGGCGACCCGGCCACAGCCCCCCGGCCCGGCGTCCCCCTTTCCGGCGGCCCCACTTCCGACAGCCTCGGCGAAGCGCGCGAGCCACTCGGGGCAGGGCAACGAGTCGGCGTCGGTGGAGGCGACCCAGGGCGTGCGCGCGGCGTCCAGGCCCGCCTGGCGGGTGGGGGCGATGCCGCGCACGTGGCAGGAGACGACCGTGGCGCCCCAGGCCCGCGCGACCGCCGCCGTGTCGTCCTGGCTGGCGTTGTCCACGACGATCACTGCCGCGGGGGGATGAAGCTGGCGTTCCAGGGCGCGCAGGGTGAGGGGCAGGTACTTCGCCTCGTTGCGCGCGGGAATCACGACCGTGAAGTCCGGCACGGGCACAGGCTAGCAGGTGATCGCGAAATCCCCGCCACCCCAGCAGTGGGGGGACGGGCGTGACCCGCCGCTCGCCGCTGCGCCCGGGGACGCTCGGGCCCGTCGCCGCCGCCGCCGTGGCGCTCGCCTGCGCGGAGTTCGTGCGCAGCGGGGTGTACGCGGCCTACCTCCCGCAGGCGGGGCCGCGGGAACTGGGCCTGCCCCAGGCCGCCGTGGGGTTGGCGTGGACCGCCCATTTCGCCGCCGACACCCTGATGCGCGGCCCGGCGGGGGCATTGATCGCCCGGCGCGGGCTGCGGGTGGTGATGCTGCTGGGGTCGCTCCTGAGCCTGCTCGCGCTCGCGCTGCTGCCGCTGGCGCACTGGCCGTGGCTGATCGTCCTCATCGCCGCCCTGCACGGGGTGGGCTTCGCGGCGATGTGGCCGGGGGCGATGAATCTCACTGCCGACGCCGCGCGGGAGGGCTACCAGGGCCGGGCGATCACGGGGGTCGCGCTGGGGGTGATGCCGCTCGTCGGCGGGGGGGTCTTGCTCCTGGGGGGGCTGGCCCAGGGGAACGCGGGGCTCGCCCTGCTCGTCGCGCTGGGGATGCAGTCGCTGGGGGTGCTCGCCACCCTCGCCCTCCCCGCCCGCCGGGTGCGCCCCCGGGAGGAGGGCCAGGCCCCGGCGCCCGAGCGGGTGCGCCGCGCGGCCCGGGCGCTCGCGCCGCTGCTGCCCGCCGCCTTCATGCAAAACGTCACCATGTCCATGCTCGGGCTGCTGCTCTTTACCCTCGCGCCGGGGCTGGGACTGAACTACTGGGGCATGGTCGCCCTGCTCGCGGTGGGCGGGGTGGTCGCCTACGGCTCGCTGCCCTTCACCGGGCGGGTGGCGGACCGGGGCCGGGCCCGCCTCGCCCTGACGGCGGGCTTCGCCCTGGTCGGCCTCGCCCTGAGCGCCATCGCGGCCACCCCGCCCGTGTGGGCGCTCTACCCCCTCGCGGCGGTGGCGGGGCTCGGGTACGCCTGCATCTCGCCCGGCTGGGCCGCCCTCGTCACGGGCACCCTGCCGGAAGGCGAGCGCCCCGCCGCCTGGGGCGCCCTGATGACCTTCGAGAACGCGGGCACGGCCCTCGGGCCCCTGCTGGGCAGCCTGGCCTTCGCGCAGCTCGGCGTGCCCGGCCCCTTCCTGGTGGGGGGCGTGCTCGCGCTGACGACCGCCCTCGCCTACATCGTCTTCCGCCGCGCCTTCCCCGAGGGCCGGACGGCGCAGCCCGCGTGAGGCGGGGCCTTTCCCGACCCGCCCGCGCCCTCCTCGGCCTCGCCGCGCTCGCCGTCCTCCTCGCCGACGGGCTGGGCCGCGCCGCCGGGTGGGGGGCGCTGGGTCCCGGCGATCGGTCCTCCCCCCGGGTGGCCCTCACCTTCGACGACGGGCCGGGGGAGCGGACGGCGGAGCTGCTCGCGGTGCTCGCGCGGCACGGGGCCCCCGCGACCTTCTTCGTGACGGCCCCGGCCTGCGAGCGGCACCCGGACCTCCTGCGGGCCCTGACGGAGGCGGGCCACGGGGTCGAGTCGCACGGGCGCTGGCACACCCACGCCCTGGGGCTGCCCCCCTGGCGCGAGTGGGCCCAGGTGCGCTGGCACCCCCGCGCGGGGGAGGGCGGCCCCCACCTCTACCGCCCCCCCTACGGCGGTCACCGCCCCCCGCCCCCCCCCCTCGCCCCCCCCCCCCGCCCCCCCCTCCCCCCCCGGGACGTG contains:
- a CDS encoding glycosyltransferase; its protein translation is MPDFTVVIPARNEAKYLPLTLRALERQLHPPAAVIVVDNASQDDTAAVARAWGATVVSCHVRGIAPTRQAGLDAARTPWVASTDADSLPCPEWLARFAEAVGSGAAGKGDAGPGGCGRVALYGPMRFCGVSRPVAALSGLAYGTFLHACAVAGRPNLAGANMAFSRGAAHLAGGYPDVEAYEDVLLGRSLGRLGEVAYVPGALVETSARRLEGGWLPFLWRHAQNLSGHTRGYFGE
- a CDS encoding MFS transporter; the encoded protein is MTRRSPLRPGTLGPVAAAAVALACAEFVRSGVYAAYLPQAGPRELGLPQAAVGLAWTAHFAADTLMRGPAGALIARRGLRVVMLLGSLLSLLALALLPLAHWPWLIVLIAALHGVGFAAMWPGAMNLTADAAREGYQGRAITGVALGVMPLVGGGVLLLGGLAQGNAGLALLVALGMQSLGVLATLALPARRVRPREEGQAPAPERVRRAARALAPLLPAAFMQNVTMSMLGLLLFTLAPGLGLNYWGMVALLAVGGVVAYGSLPFTGRVADRGRARLALTAGFALVGLALSAIAATPPVWALYPLAAVAGLGYACISPGWAALVTGTLPEGERPAAWGALMTFENAGTALGPLLGSLAFAQLGVPGPFLVGGVLALTTALAYIVFRRAFPEGRTAQPA
- a CDS encoding polysaccharide deacetylase family protein, with product MRRGLSRPARALLGLAALAVLLADGLGRAAGWGALGPGDRSSPRVALTFDDGPGERTAELLAVLARHGAPATFFVTAPACERHPDLLRALTEAGHGVESHGRWHTHALGLPPWREWAQVRWHPRAGEGGPHLYRPPYGGHRPPPPPLAPPPRPPLPPRDVEGRDWTDAPAAALAARALEQVRPGSVVLLHDGPAVTPELLGLLLAGLEARGLTPARLRDLPMRRIGLRAGMRRLRASYGL